One window of the Chanodichthys erythropterus isolate Z2021 chromosome 2, ASM2448905v1, whole genome shotgun sequence genome contains the following:
- the paqr7b gene encoding membrane progestin receptor alpha-B — translation MATVVMEQIGRLFINAQQLRQIPRFLESAFPKLPCTVMVSDVPWVFRESHIFTGYRPPDQNWRYYFLTLFQRHNESVNVWTHLLASLIILVKFQELSETVDFLRDPHAQPLFILLLAAFTYLGCSALAHLLSAKSELSHYTFYFLDYVGVAVYQYGSALAHFYYVVEEEWHAQVRSFFLPASAFLAWLSCTGCCYGKYASPSLPKFVHKLFQVVPSGLAYCLDISPVFHRIYKCYRSEQGCADQAVVYHCYQVLFFLISAYFFSYPHPERWLPGRCDFIGQGHQIFHVFLVLCTLVQIEAVRLDYSERRPLYERLHGDLAHDAVALFIFTACCSALTAFYVRKRVKAYLEEKQE, via the coding sequence ATGGCAACGGTTGTGATGGAGCAGATTGGGCGGCTGTTCATCAATGCACAGCAACTTCGTCAGATCCCACGTTTCCTGGAGTCAGCCTTCCCAAAATTGCCTTGTACTGTTATGGTGAGCGATGTGCCGTGGGTTTTCCGTGAGTCGCACATATTCACAGGCTACCGGCCGCCTGACCAGAACTGGCGCTACTACTTCCTCACTCTATTTCAGAGGCACAATGAGTCTGTAAATGTGTGGACACACCTGCTAGCCTCCCTCATTATCTTGGTCAAGTTTCAGGAGCTGTCTGAAACCGTGGATTTCTTGCGAGATCCACACGCCCAGCCGCTGTTCATTTTGCTCCTAGCCGCGTTCACCTACCTGGGCTGCAGTGCGCTGGCCCACCTACTCTCAGCCAAGTCTGAGCTCTCCCATTACACCTTTTATTTTTTGGACTATGTGGGCGTAGCCGTTTACCAGTACGGCAGCGCCCTGGCCCACTTCTATTACGTTGTCGAAGAAGAATGGCACGCTCAAGTACGAAGCTTTTTCTTGCCAGCTTCAGCCTTCCTGGCCTGGCTGTCCTGTACGGGCTGCTGCTACGGCAAGTACGCCAGCCCGAGTTTGCCCAAGTTCGTTCACAAGCTATTCCAGGTGGTGCCCTCGGGCCTAGCCTACTGTTTAGACATCAGTCCGGTGTTTCATCGCATTTATAAATGCTACCGCTCCGAACAAGGCTGTGCTGACCAGGCGGTGGTCTACCACTGCTATCAGGTCCTCTTCTTTTTGATCAGCGCCTACTTCTTCTCGTACCCCCATCCTGAGCGCTGGCTCCCGGGACGTTGCGACTTCATCGGACAGGGCCATCAGATCTTCCACGTGTTTCTTGTGCTCTGCACTCTAGTGCAGATCGAAGCTGTGCGACTGGATTACAGCGAGAGGAGACCTCTCTACGAACGTCTTCATGGTGACTTGGCTCACGATGCAGTGGCTCTTTTTATCTTCACAGCATGTTGCAGCGCACTCACTGCGTTCTATGTGCGCAAACGGGTGAAGGCGTATCTAGAAGAGAAACAGGAGTAG
- the stmn1b gene encoding stathmin 1b has product MASSGDFQVKELDKRASGQAFEVILSPSAPDAKGEFPLSTPKKKEVSLDEIQKKLDAAEERRKNHEAEVLKHLAEKREHEKEVLQKAMEENNNFSKMAEEKLNQKMEANKENRTARMAAMNEKFKEKDKKLEEVRKNKETKEGGEGEN; this is encoded by the exons ATGGCGTCCTCTGGAG ACTTTCAGGTTAAGGAACTGGACAAGCGTGCCTCAGGACAGGCTTTTGAAGTCATCCTGAGTCCCTCGGCTCCAGATGCCAAGGGAGAATTCCCACTTTCCACCCCCAAGAAGAAGGAGGTATCTCTGGACGAGATCCAGAAAAAACTGGACGCAGCAGAGGAGAGACGCAAG AACCATGAGGCAGAGGTCCTGAAGCATTTGGCTGAGAAACGAGAGCATGAGAAGGAGGTCCTTCAGAAAGCAATGGAGGAGAACAACAACTTCAGCAAGATGGCAGAGGAGAAGCTTAACCAGAAAATGGAAGCCAACAAAGAAAACCGCACAGCACGCATGGCAGCTATGAATGAGAAATTCAAAGAGAAG gACAAGAAGCTTGAAGAGGTACgaaagaacaaagaaacaaaagagGGGGGCGAGGGTGAAAACTAA